Proteins from a genomic interval of Debaryomyces hansenii CBS767 chromosome E complete sequence:
- a CDS encoding DEHA2E07810p (similar to uniprot|P38873 Saccharomyces cerevisiae YHR186C KOG1 Subunit of TORC1 a rapamycin-sensitive complex involved in growth control that contains Tor1p or Tor2p Lst8p and Tco89p), with amino-acid sequence MRHGFDEDYNSENFLTLLANSFYIYFDDKRHNTNGNPITDEMKSSSEYIKNYQPITDWKVMRERQKTISAVLVLCLNLGVDPPDVMKTYPCAKYEAWCDPSLFSDTKKAIETIGKNLQSQYETLSLRTRYKQSLDPCVEDVKRFCNTLRRNAKDERILFHYNGHGVPQPTPSGEIWVFNRGYTQYIPISLYDLQTWLGAPVIFVYDCNSAGNIVHNFKKFAQKRIDDDNEGNHDLSAPSPTSAYLDCIQLAACKSNELLPMSPDLPADLFTCCLTCPIDISIKWFIMQSPLKKNYYNLLPRNATGTVIIPGKLTDRRTPLGELNWIFTAITDTIAWASLSRPIFKRLFRQDLMVAALFRNFLLAKRIMPHLNCNPISDPPLPDTVRFHRMWDSWDLAIDQVFAQLLKNSNPDPQSGASLNQSQLVKQQPFPQSLLDKTGTNSQSKSNSSTQASITTSASTGNLNSTVSAPPNLANYQHSTFFEQQLTAFEIWLKYAGSSTKEPPEQLPIVLQVLLSQVHRLRALILLSKFLDLGPWAVYLSLSIGIFPYVLKLLQSPAQELKPVLIFIWARIMAIDYKSTQQELCKDKGYNYFYIILNSNPLNQINGGDNINASGANILINDDHKAMSAFILTLFIKDFKNGQRLCFSIELINNCLKFLSTSENPLLRQWCCLLLSQLWMNYPDGKWIIYKDGYLNKFLMMINDPIPEVRTSIVLALTNFLSDSADFQPPQQSHQQQQRSHMNVGPDLRRDELRQQDLRLANTILSLLGDGSSMVRKEIVYFINKFISIYSKFFLVLAFNQLEEEIVLIDNSNYLSEFRKKSPAYGSIFSSLWKSLLILSEDPHLEVKQMAEVLIDSVMVKLNESDLGPLVKEMQDYLLSKSTININETFKPSKPIVNRQLASLNGSHPNRRQVSSGPTVERKNNMLTINGSSIKTRSASTNDMDRNTIASDDSDAESISSKLKNLSLFKLIKSFQMNDDNELKHFTRILNSGPIASSYGVEYKPKTPRFRPRKLSIEPKLPAESGFFEYSCEYFQEPQMSKNEIDEPGSEEYVKRLWRRNRNEAIIQETQSQKSVAIRGDWNKSLTIMNNKSQPKLIKFTQFEKILVASDEKDNVSVWDWEMNKMVGKFSNCNPFGTKITDIKFLNEDDLPLLLTGSSDGVIKIYKNFHTANNIGERNVELVSSWRALTDLLLTSKSSGLISEWQQSRGSLLVSGDVKIIRVWDAPRELCLVDIPARSSSSITSLTSDQVAGNIFIAGFDDGSLRVYDRRLDSRESMVKTWHSKTRNANNPDQAYKNITGHGSIRNVHMQRGGYRELVSGSSDGFVNLWDIRLNDPVLTYTNSPEKSMRCIDAHEHAPIITTGSKSVKLWTTSGDLLTTLKNPHDTYLSNRTSSYLSSTTFHPHRMMMATNYNQDGHINVYTCNDVIQEY; translated from the coding sequence ATGAGACACGGGTTTGATGAAGACTACAATTCAGAAAACTTTTTGACGTTGTTGGCTAATTCGttctatatttatttcgATGATAAGAGACATAATACTAATGGGAACCCAATCACAGACGAGATGAAACTGTCGAGCGAATATATCAAGAATTACCAACCGATTACCGATTGGAAAGTGATGAGGGAGCGACAGAAAACAATAAGCGCAGTGCTTGTGTTGTGTTTGAATTTGGGAGTTGATCCACCGGATGTAATGAAGACATACCCGTGTGCAAAGTACGAGGCATGGTGTGATCCATCGCTTTTCTCGGACACCAAGAAGGCAATTGAAACCATCGGAAAGAATTTGCAATCTCAGTATGAGACATTGTCGTTGAGAACTCGTTACAAACAGTCGTTAGACCCATGTGTGGAAGACGTGAAACGATTCTGTAATACTCTCAGACGAAATGCGAAGGATGAAAGGATTTTGTTTCATTACAACGGGCATGGAGTCCCTCAGCCGACCCCTAGTGGTGAGATTTGGGTGTTCAACAGAGGCTACACACAATACATTCCAATATCTTTATACGATTTGCAAACCTGGTTGGGGGCGCCTGTCATATTCGTGTATGATTGTAACAGTGCAGGTAATATTGTTcataatttcaagaaatttgcACAGAAAAGgattgatgatgataatgaaggtAATCATGACCTAAGTGCGCCATCTCCAACTTCAGCATATTTAGATTGCATTCAATTGGCGGCTTGTAAAAGCAACGAACTCTTGCCAATGAGTCCAGATTTACCAGCGGATTTATTTACATGTTGTTTGACATGTCCTATTGATATAAGTATTAAATGGTTCATAATGCAATCTCCACTAAAGAAAAACTATTACAATTTATTACCTCGAAATGCTACAGGTACAGTTATCATTCCTGGAAAATTAACTGACAGGAGAACCCCGTTAGGGGAATTAAATTGGATATTTACAGCTATCACTGATACAATAGCGTGGGCATCCTTATCGAGACCTATATTTAAGAGATTGTTTAGGCAGGATTTAATGGTCGCAGCATTGTTTAGGAATTTCCTATTAGCTAAAAGAATAATGCCTCATCTTAATTGTAATCCTATAAGTGATCCACCCTTGCCTGATACGGTCAGATTTCACCGTATGTGGGATTCCTGGGATTTGGCTATAGACCAAGTATTTGCCCAATTACTTAAGAACAGTAATCCGGACCCTCAATCGGGTGCCTCGCTAAATCAATCTCAATTGGTTAAACAACAACCATTTCCTCAATCACTATTAGACAAAACAGGAACAAATTCTCAATCTAAgtccaattcttcaacacAAGCATCCATTACTACTTCAGCTAGCACAGgcaatttaaattcaacagTATCAGCTCCTCCTAATTTGgcaaattatcaacattCAACATTTTTCGAACAACAGTTAACtgcatttgaaatatggTTGAAGTATGCGGGATCATCTACAAAGGAGCCACCGGAGCAATTGCCAATAGTCTTGCAGGTTTTGCTTTCACAGGTTCACAGATTAAGGGCtttgatattattgtcTAAGTTTTTAGATTTGGGTCCATGGGCGGTTTatctttctttatcaattggTATTTTCCCTTACGTATTAAAGTTATTGCAAAGTCCAGctcaagaattgaaaccggttttaatttttatttgggCAAGGATTATGGCAATCGACTATAAAAGCACGCAGCAAGAGTTATGTAAGGATAAAGGttacaattatttctacataattttaaattcaaatccattgaatcaaattaatggaggtgataatattaatgcATCTGGCGCTAATATcttaattaatgatgatcACAAAGCGATGAGTGCATTTATTTTaacattattcattaagGACTTTAAAAATGGTCAAAGGTTATGTTTTTCGATTGAGTTGATTAATAATTGTTTGAAGTTTCTCTCAACTAGCGAAAACCCCTTATTAAGACAATGGTGTTGCTTATTACTTTCCCAACTTTGGATGAATTACCCCGATGGAAAGTGGATAATTTATAAGGATGGCTATTTAAACAAGTTTTTGATGATGATCAATGATCCAATACCAGAAGTCAGGACTTCAATTGTTTTAGCTTTGACTAATTTCTTAAGTGACTCAGCAGACTTTCAACCGCCACAGCAATCACATCAGCAACAGCAACGTTCTCATATGAATGTTGGGCCAGATTTAAGGAGAGATGAATTAAGACAACAAGACTTGAGACTTGCAAATACCATTTTAAGTTTGCTTGGAGATGGATCTTCAATGGTTAGAAAAGAAATCgtttatttcatcaataaattcattagtATTTATTCGAAGTTCTTTCTTGTTCTAGCATTCAACCAGTTAGAGGAAGAAATCGTTCTTATTGACAATTCTAATTATTTGAGTGAATTCCGTAAAAAGTCGCCCGCATATGGTTCGATCTTTAGTTCACTTTGGAAATCATTACTAATCTTATCGGAAGATCCACATTTGGAAGTCAAACAAATGGCAGAAGTTTTAATTGATTCGGTTATGGTTAAGCTAAATGAAAGCGATTTAGGTCCTTTGGTTAAAGAAATGCAAGACTACTTATTGAGCAAATcaactattaatattaacGAGACCTTTAAACCCTCGAAACCAATCGTGAACCGTCAATTAGCTTCTTTAAATGGTTCTCATCCAAACAGGCGTCAAGTTTCAAGCGGGCCAACAGTAGAGCGAAAAAACAATATGTTGACTATTAATGGATCCTCAATTAAAACAAGGTCAGCTTCAACTAATGATATGGATAGAAATACAATTGCGAGTGATGATTCTGATGCAGaatctatttcttcaaagttgaagaatttatcaCTCTTTAAACTTATAAAGtcatttcaaatgaatGACGATAACGAGTTGAAGCATTTCACTAGAATCTTGAACTCAGGCCCTATTGCGAGCAGTTATGGTGTAGAATACAAACCTAAGACTCCCCGTTTCAGACCCAGAAAGTTGTCCATCGAACCGAAATTGCCTGCTGAATCAGGTTTTTTCGAATACAGTTGTGAATATTTTCAGGAACCTCAAATGtctaaaaatgaaattgacgAACCTGGCTCGGAGGAATACGTTAAAAGATTATGGAGAAGGAATAGAAACGAAGCTATTATCCAAGAGACTCAATCTCAAAAGAGTGTAGCAATCAGAGGAGATTGGAATAAGAGCTTGACtattatgaataataagTCGCAACCTAAGTTAATCAAATTTActcaatttgaaaaaatattagTTGCTAGTGATGAGAAGGATAATGTGTCCGTCTGGGACTGGGAAATGAATAAAATGGTTGGAAAATTCTCCAATTGTAATCCATTTGGGACGAAAATTACTGATATTAAGTTTCTCAATGAAGACGATTTACCTTTATTGTTGACAGGTTCTTCTGATGGGGTCATTAAAATCTATAAAAATTTCCACACTGCAAATAATATAGGTGAACGGAATGTCGAATTAGTTTCATCTTGGAGAGCCTTGACTGATTTATTGTTAACTTCAAAAAGTTCTGGATTAATTTCCGAATGGCAGCAATCGAGAGGGTCTCTATTAGTCAGTGGTGATGTTAAGATAATCAGAGTATGGGATGCTCCTAGAGAGCTATGTCTAGTAGATATTCCTGCAAGATCATCCTCGTCAATCACTTCGTTGACCTCCGATCAAGTAGCaggaaatatttttattgccGGGTTCGATGATGGCAGTTTACGAGTTTATGACAGAAGGTTAGATTCGAGAGAATCTATGGTAAAGACTTGGCACTCAAAAACTCGGAACGCGAACAATCCAGACCAAGCATACAAAAATATCACTGGCCATGGCTCAATAAGAAATGTTCATATGCAAAGAGGTGGTTACAGAGAATTGGTTAGCGGATCTTCCGATGGTTTTGTAAATTTGTGGGATATACGATTAAACGACCCAGTTTTAACGTATACCAACTCACCTGAAAAGTCTATGAGATGTATAGATGCCCATGAACATGCTCCAATAATAACTACTGGTTCAAAATCTGTTAAATTATGGACTACATCTGGTGATTTACTAACCACTTTGAAAAATCCTCATGACACATACTTGTCAAACAGAACGTCAAGTTATTTGTCAAGTACCACTTTTCACCCGCATAGAATGATGATGGCTACAAATTACAATCAAGATGGACACATCAATGTGTACACATGCAATGACGTTATACAGGAGTACTAG
- a CDS encoding DEHA2E07832p (similar to uniprot|P53320 Saccharomyces cerevisiae YGR257C MTM1 Mitochondrial protein of the mitochondrial carrier family involved in activating mitochondrial Sod2p probably by facilitating insertion of an essential manganese cofactor) has product MSMSSELAAGIEEDDLRFNNLSTIQKAKASLTSLSPKSSEDITLLQRMISACSGSFVTSLVVTPFDVVRIRIQQQEILPISKPCCEVHFPADVIAKHKSTAGMPPELFWLSQNYCKGAENCFKITSTFQGFSTISKHEGIFTLWRGLSLTLFMTIPSNIIYFTGYEYIRDNSPLKSYILNPLVCGSCARVMAATFVAPIELLKTRLQSIPSDKSANPKILSNLFKDSYSIVKQKGMGTLFRGLKITLWRDVPFSGIYWSCYELFKDKISTVLNADFQKSNIAEPVEDWKIFATSFISGSLSGTIGAFCTHPFDVGKTRLQITSEQVGKETTHKRPSMFKFLTTIYKQEGLRALYSGIGPRVLKIAPSCAIMISSYEIGKKFFRSGNRN; this is encoded by the coding sequence ATGTCGATGTCTTCTGAGCTAGCGGCGGGTATAGAGGAAGATGATCTCCgttttaataatttatcgaCGATACAAAAAGCCAAGGCATCGCTTACCAGCTTGTCACCGAAGAGTAGCGAAGACATAACGTTATTACAAAGAATGATTAGTGCATGTCTGGGATCGTTCGTGACATCTTTAGTAGTTACACCATTCGATGTTGTGAGGATTCGtattcaacaacaagaaatttTGCCTATTAGTAAACCATGTTGTGAAGTGCATTTCCCGGCGGATGTAATAGCGAAGCATAAATCAACGGCCGGAATGCCaccagaattattttggttATCTCAAAACTATTGTAAGGGTGCCGAAAACTGTTTTAAAATCACGTCGACGTTTCAGGGATTTTCAACTATCAGCAAACATGAAGGAATATTTACATTGTGGAGAGGACTTTCTCTTACATTGTTTATGACAATTCCTTCAAACATCATATATTTTACGGGATATGAGTACATAAGAGATAATTCACCATTAAAGTCATATATACTAAACCCATTAGTTTGTGGATCTTGTGCAAGAGTCATGGCAGCGACTTTTGTTGCTCCTATAGAATTACTAAAAACCAGATTGCAATCTATTCCTTCTGACAAACTGGCTAATCCAAAAATCTTATCCAATCTATTCAAGGATCTGTATTCGATAGTGAAACAGAAGGGTATGGGAACCTTATTCAGAGGGTTAAAAATTACATTATGGAGAGATGTACCGTTTTCTGGAATTTATTGGTCGTGTTACGAGCTATTCAAAGATAAAATAAGTACGGTACTCAACGCCGATTTTCAGAAGTCTAACATAGCAGAGCCTGTTGAGGATTGGAAAATCTTTGCTACGAGTTTTATATCAGGATCATTATCGGGAACAATCGGAGCATTTTGCACCCACCCTTTTGATGTCGGGAAGACAAGGTTACAAATTACAAGTGAACAAGTTGGCAAAGAAACAACCCATAAGAGACCCTCGATGTTCAAATTCTTAACTACAATTTATAAACAAGAAGGATTAAGAGCTTTATATAGTGGAATAGGCCCTCGTGTCTTAAAGATTGCTCCATCGTGTGCAATTATGATTTCATCATATGAGATAGGTAAAAAATTTTTTAGAAGTGGTAATAGAAACTAG
- a CDS encoding DEHA2E07854p (weakly similar to A2127|IPF4897 Candida albicans IPF4897) has translation MSDSFMVRPTTAFMKVFDKFSAISGFGNTSGNNTDNINSFANSASKDKKQNNVSASQLQNKIGKISRLENRLMSLQDSLTSDLIDWGSGIPNPDSERMVKNFSLLLAAQKDSSVLIIEKLDKLKLNLAFVNEREKKQNDLLAAKTKILKQLRYSEVKYGPNASSTTLLKEKLEENVCNLGVVEIQYIRAITKNLKDALIDYLYALQSVSANISEATNDYYEVLLSLESGHDLARNSPRKIGNGMGIGVGLNNRKDLNFNTSNSYGLSSKSANDADYSSPKNSDFQERNSPIRMTSQVVEDYQNYTNCVECQKNNKYHHRLITPCTHNGQNIDSRTSKSTHMSATRISPDSISEQGFEIKDGYSPSEHWN, from the coding sequence atgtCTGACTCGTTTATGGTGCGTCCTACGACTGCATTTATGAAGGTGTTTGATAAGTTCTCAGCTATATCCGGGTTTGGTAATACGTCGGGCAATAATACCGATAATATAAACAGTTTTGCAAACAGTGCCAGCAAAGATAAAAAGCAGAATAATGTTCTGGCATcacaattgcaaaataaaataGGAAAGATTTCAAGACTCGAAAATAGGCTTATGTCTTTACAAGATAGTCTCACCAGCGATTTAATTGACTGGGGATCAGGGATTCCTAATCCTGATAGTGAGCGTATGGTTAAGAACTTCAGTTTGTTGTTGGCAGCTCAGAAGGATTCTAGTGTActaataattgaaaaattagacaAGCTCAAGTTGAATTTGGCGTTTGTAAACgaaagagaaaagaaaCAGAACGATCTACTTGCTgcaaaaacaaaaatattaaaacaGTTGCGCTACAGTGAAGTAAAATATGGCCCAAATGCTTCTTCAACGACACtcttgaaagaaaaattggaagaaaatGTTTGTAATTTAGGTGTTGTTGAAATACAATACATAAGGGCCAtaacaaaaaatttgaaagatgcATTAATTGATTACTTATATGCCTTGCAGTCTGTTTCGGCTAATATAAGTGAGGCTACTAATGATTATTACGAGGTTTTACTATCCTTGGAATCGGGTCATGATTTGGCACGTAATTCCCCTAGAAAAATTGGTAATGGAATGGGCATAGGTGTTGGATTGAATAATAGGAAAGATCTTAACTTTAATACTTCAAATTCGTATGGGCTTCTGAGTAAATCGGCAAATGATGCTGACTATAGCCTGCCCAAGAATAGTGATTTTCAGGAAAGAAATAGCCCTATAAGAATGACCTCACAAGTTGTTGAAGATTATCAGAATTATACAAATTGTGTTGAATGCCAGAAAAATAACAAGTATCACCATAGACTTATCACCCCTTGTACACACAACGGTCAAAATATTGACTCTAGAACCTCCAAGTCCACACATATGTCAGCTACACGAATTTCCCCTGATAGCATTAGTGAACAGggatttgaaataaaagaTGGCTACCTGCCTAGTGAACATTggaattaa
- a CDS encoding DEHA2E07876p (weakly similar to uniprot|P50087 Saccharomyces cerevisiae YGR235C) → MFARSSVHYGASLAVVGAFLIKPSQISNEPKRRFYEDESDVIPVPGTITPSPGTEIEALGPNKLVDGISVRSTSTLESYFRAIRESAVQGINSVQHYMNQGYTKYNETERQVTDTMAELHYKPEDLLPSTLYIVIATMSGNIMARQRGLIAKTTFPLVLGLASFRYFLPQTFNNVSGFVWNLEKRALPDLAEQQQLALAKADQFVQGVEKSSQRNQKRLEDSANSLRKSIAQVTGLNIDEEVSKK, encoded by the coding sequence ATGTTTGCTAGAAGTTCAGTCCATTATGGTGCATCGTTAGCAGTCGTGGGAGCATTTTTAATCAAACCTTCGCAAATCCTGAATGAACCTAAACGTAGATTTTACGAAGATGAATCGGACGTTATTCCAGTTCCTGGTACCATTACACCATCGCCAGGCACAGAAATAGAAGCATTGGGTCCAAACAAGTTAGTTGACGGTATTTCTGTGCGTTCTACCAGCACACTTGAGTCATATTTCAGAGCTATTAGAGAATCTGCAGTTCAAGGGATTAATCTGGTCCAACACTACATGAACCAAGGATACACGAAGTACAACGAAACGGAAAGACAAGTAACGGACACCATGGCCGAATTACATTACAAACCTGAAGATCTCTTGCCAAGCACCCTTTACATTGTGATAGCAACTATGTCCGGTAACATCATGGCACGTCAAAGAGGTCTCATTGCAAAGACTACATTCCCATTGGTATTAGGGTTAGCATCGTTCAGATATTTCTTGCCACAaacattcaataatgtGTCGGGTTTTGTCTGGAACTTAGAGAAAAGGGCCTTACCTGACTTGGCCGAGCAACAACAATTGGCCCTCGCCAAAGCAGACCAGTTTGTCCAAGGTGTTGAAAAGTCATCGCAAAGAAACCAGAAACGTTTAGAGGATAGTGCCAACTCCTTGAGAAAGTCCATAGCCCAAGTTACTGGTTTAAATATAGATGAGGAAGTCtcaaaaaaataa
- a CDS encoding mitochondrial 37S ribosomal protein RSM22 (weakly similar to uniprot|P36056 Saccharomyces cerevisiae YKL155C RSM22 Mitochondrial ribosomal protein of the small subunit), with amino-acid sequence MIRGLSRRSTAFKLRRFGIPNQSVVRYKSTSNDHDKLKLDSSTYEFIKDDDFGSSVSSEASSLPFEMRRHGELFGQLVRSESLKKDNNLNETDEDYVKRQGTQNEQYMYDSPFRNEDGSFIKGDTAEEARLHDLTLVGRSDRSVTKLPSEIANCINNNILRMVYPDRLREKAAKIYQSLNKDQIQNAPETALDCDAHIAALFLQDYSHVRQVLLELQKRVGKDIFNPKSVLDIGYGPATGMVALNEIMGDEYIPDEKDAYIVGRNNFEMKKRAKIILSRQMNENLTEEEVEEDSANDLSAVNNIKESDKSQIDEESEIQEEEQEEQEELDEEYVGPVSTSDIKLKTKLRDSLPVTKKYDLIIVNQALLTREFNFPRDIDINIHMILKLLSPGGHLVLVERGNALGFETIARARQIMIRPESYSTEIGKVPRPYVKGSKLKPQKLKKDDQLITEDDIKFEEELLAKYEREDEELFEQELNDKYGKPSEDDLKFEMEDNEEFEVIPVEEEAKLGTESVDFHISIIAPCPHHGKCPLQLGDPKYYKIPSHKHRLNFCSFNKTVERPKYTMELKKGRRLSTAWDKSSEDGFGIDKLSKKTLQNLEGSGRPSGRNTESGSFSYLIAERALNDVETIKKIESEREYNNSNKLDEFDPTNWPRVVDNPTKIKNNVKLNVCASSGNIETWQIPKSLGKQVYHDARKADRGDSWALGKKSVIVKNQISDKTREKLDFLSKAHKKTFLKEQRKKKFKKIVSSSENAFEDDIVTFADSLATSMESSKKYKTKGKKAGFTVNPTDYDGK; translated from the coding sequence ATGATTAGAGGATTATCAAGGAGATCGACTGCTTTCAAGTTAAGACGATTTGGTATTCCAAACCAATCTGTGGTTAGATATAAATCGACATCTAATGACCATGACAAGTTGAAATTAGACTCTTCTACttatgaatttattaaagatgatgattttgggTCATCTGTTTCGTCAGAAGCGTCCTCGTTACCGTTTGAAATGAGAAGACACGGTGAGCTTTTCGGACAGCTTGTTAGAAGCGAAAGTTTGAAAAaggataataatttgaatgagaCAGACGAAGATTATGTGAAAAGGCAAGGAACCCAAAACGAACAATATATGTACGATTCACCATTTCGTAATGAAGATGGATCGTTTATTAAAGGAGATACTGCAGAAGAAGCCAGACTACATGATTTAACGTTGGTGGGAAGAAGTGATCGAAGTGTCACGAAGTTGCCGTCAGAGATTGCAAATtgtatcaataataatattttaaggATGGTATACCCCGATAGACTAAGAGAGAAGGCAGCAAAGATTTACCAAAGTTTAAATAAGGATCAGATTCAAAATGCACCTGAAACGGCTTTAGATTGTGATGCACATATTGCAGCTTTATTTTTGCAGGACTATTCTCATGTCCGTCAGGTATTGCTAGAATTGCAAAAAAGGGTCGGAAAGGACATTTTTAACCCAAAGAGTGTTCTTGATATTGGGTATGGGCCAGCTACGGGTATGGTTGCGTTGAATGAAATAATGGGGGATGAATATATTCctgatgaaaaagatgCGTACATTGTTGGgagaaataattttgagATGAAGAAGCGAGCCAAGATCATTTTGTCTCGTCAAATGAATGAAAACCTCACTGAAGAGGAAGTAGAGGAAGATTCGGCTAACGATCTAAGCGCAGTAAACAATATCAAAGAAAGTGACAAACTGCAAATCGACGAGGAATCAGAGATACAAGAGGAAGAACAAGaggaacaagaagaattggatgAGGAATATGTTGGGCCTGTTCTGACATCAGATATCAAACTTAAGACGAAATTGAGAGATTCGTTGCCTGTAACCAAAAAATACGATCTAATCATTGTAAACCAGGCATTATTAACCAGAGAATTTAATTTTCCAAGAGACATCGACATCAATATTCACATGAtcttaaaattattgagtCCCGGAGGGCATTTAGTACTAGTTGAAAGAGGTAATGCATTGggatttgaaacaattgcAAGAGCAAGACAAATCATGATTAGACCAGAATCTTATAGTACTGAAATTGGAAAAGTTCCGAGACCATACGTTAAAGGATCGAAGTTGAAACctcaaaaattaaaaaaggATGATCAGCTTATCACTGAAGATGATATCAAGTTTGAGGAGGAATTACTTGCAAAATATGAAAgagaagatgaagaattgtttGAACAGgaattaaatgataaatatggCAAACCTAGCGAGGATGACTTGAAGTTCGAGATGGAGGATAACGAGGAGTTTGAAGTTATTCCtgtggaagaagaagcaaagTTAGGCACAGAAAGTGTTGATTTTCATATAAGCATAATCGCTCCTTGCCCACATCACGGTAAATGCCCATTGCAATTAGGCGATCccaaatattataaaatcCCATCTCACAAACACAGATTAAATTTCTGctctttcaataaaactGTTGAAAGACCGAAGTATACAatggaattgaaaaaaggACGCAGGTTGTCAACCGCTTGGGATAAATCTTCGGAAGATGGATTTGGTATTGATAAACTTTCAAAGAAGACTTTGCAGAATTTAGAAGGCTCAGGAAGACCATCAGGTAGAAACACTGAATCAGGATCGTTTTCATATTTGATTGCCGAAAGAGCATTGAATGATGTCGAAacaatcaagaaaattgaaagcGAACGTGAATATAACAATTCAAACAAGTTGGATGAATTTGATCCCACGAACTGGCCGAGAGTTGTTGACAATCCtacaaaaataaagaataatgTGAAGTTAAATGTCTGTGCATCATCGGGTAATATCGAAACCTGGCAAATACCTAAGAGTTTGGGTAAACAAGTCTATCATGATGCAAGAAAAGCAGATAGAGGCGATTCATGGGCATTAGGCAAGAAGAGTGTGATTGTGAAAAACCAAATTTCTGATAAGACTAGAGAAAAGCTAGACTTTCTTTCCAAGGCTCATAAGAAAACCTTTTTAAAGgaacaaagaaagaagaagttcaaaaaaattgtcAGCTCGTCGGAAAATGCATTCGAGGACGACATCGTCACTTTTGCTGACTCCTTGGCGACTTCGATGGAGtcttcaaagaaatataaaaccAAGGGTAAGAAGGCGGGTTTCACCGTCAACCCAACCGATTACGATGGCAAATAG